Proteins from one Flavobacterium sp. N2038 genomic window:
- a CDS encoding DUF3822 family protein — protein sequence MSLQNTNITSKNYKKLSIQVSLTGFSFCCFDTLNNIITSYKEIKFDTSNKTHKIEDLFNDAFKNNAELKSTYDEVLVIHDNNLSTFVPTALFDEDYLGSYLQYNTKVFETDFFTFDHISNYQMNSVYIPYVNINNFLIDNVGSFDYKHANSILVEKILDNSRNIDEKKMVVNFNSDHFEIIVVQNQKLLFFNSFEYQTPEDFIYYLLFTAEQSNLNPEVFQLELLGTIDQNDPFYAIAYKYVRNISFMDVSTLQQKNSFSTAENQKHYILFQS from the coding sequence ATGTCATTGCAAAATACTAACATCACTTCCAAAAATTACAAAAAGCTTTCTATTCAGGTTTCCCTGACCGGATTTTCATTTTGTTGTTTTGATACTTTAAATAATATTATCACTTCGTATAAAGAAATAAAGTTTGACACCTCAAACAAAACCCATAAAATTGAAGATTTATTTAATGATGCTTTCAAAAACAATGCTGAATTAAAAAGTACTTACGATGAAGTATTGGTTATTCACGACAATAATCTTTCTACTTTTGTCCCAACGGCTCTATTTGATGAAGATTACCTTGGAAGTTACTTACAATATAACACAAAAGTCTTTGAAACAGACTTTTTTACTTTTGATCATATTTCGAATTATCAAATGAATTCTGTTTACATTCCGTATGTAAACATTAATAATTTTTTGATCGATAATGTTGGTTCTTTTGATTACAAACATGCCAATAGTATTTTAGTAGAAAAAATTCTGGACAACTCCAGAAATATTGACGAAAAGAAAATGGTTGTCAACTTTAATTCAGATCACTTCGAAATTATTGTTGTTCAAAATCAAAAGCTATTATTTTTCAATTCTTTTGAATATCAAACCCCTGAAGATTTTATTTATTACCTACTATTTACTGCCGAACAATCGAATTTAAATCCTGAGGTTTTTCAACTCGAATTATTAGGCACAATAGACCAAAACGATCCGTTCTATGCCATTGCATACAAATACGTTCGTAATATATCCTTTATGGATGTAAGCACTTTACAGCAAAAAAACAGCTTCTCTACTGCAGAAAACCAAAAACATTATATCTTATTTCAATCATGA